The sequence CGCGTAATGAGCGAACAGTCAGGAAAGCCGACCAACAAGGCGAGCGAGCCGACCCCAACGACCACACCCACGGCCAGCCGGTCGTACCCGGAGATCCTGCAGCTCAACCAGGAGCTGTTCAAGAATCTCCAGGGCCTGATCGACGAAGACGACGCCCGCAAGAAGGAACTCCTCGACACGAAAAATGCCTACGAGATGGCCCAGGCGGAGATTGCGCGTCTGGAGCGTGAGCTTCGCCAATCGATCGAACGGGAATCCGACCGGGCCGAGGAGCTCAAGCAGCTGGAACAGGAGCGCGTCGACCAGCTGGGCGCCATGAGCGCCCACCTCGACGCCATGCGGTCCGCGGTCGAGCGCTACATGCAACAGGGACGGAAAGCCGCCTGATGAGCCCCGAGGCGCCCAAGGCTAAATCCTTCGCCGACATTCTGCAGCAGAACCAGGAGTTCGTCGCGCATCTCCAGACGCTGCAGGATGACATGGGTGCCCAGCTCGCCGACAACGCGAAAGAGCTGGAGCTGGTCAAAGGACAGCTCGACGCCAAGCAGCAGGAGCTCGACGATCTGCAGAACGCCCAGCTGCAGTGGGCGATGGACCGGCAGGCGCTCCTCGAGCAGCATGAATCGCTCAAGAAAGGCCACGGCGCGTTGCAGCAGAGCCACGAGCGGACCCAGACGGAACTCGGTCGCCTCAAGGATGACCTCGCGCGTGCCAAGAGCCGTGACGACGAGCGCGCCAAGGAGCGCCAGGCGCTGCTCGACCAGCATGAGTCACTGAAGCAGGGGCACCAGGATCTCCAGCAGAGCCACGACCGGGCCCAGGTCGAGCTCGCCCGTCTGAAGGACGACGTCGCCCGCGCCAAGACCCGTGACGAGGAGCGCCGCGGCCAGCTCCGGCAGCTCGAACAGGAGCGGATGCAGCTTGCCCAGAAGTACGAGGGCGACCAGAAGAAGTTGGTGGCCGACCTCAAGATCGCGGAGGACGACCTCAACAGCCTGCAGTCGTCCCAGCTCCAATGGGCCGTGGATCGCGAGACCTTACTGAAGGATCGCGACAACGCCGTCGCCAAGCAGGCGCAGCTAGAGCAGGAGTGGCAGAAAGCCAGGGCCGCGCTCACCGAGGAAAAGGCGCGGCTGCAGGATCTCACCACTCAAATGCAACAGCAATTGAAGGCTGCTCAGACCGAGATCGAGCCGCTCAAGGCCGCCCGCGACAAATGGCAGGCAGAGCGGCAGCGGCTGATCGCGGATGTCGCCCGGTTGGAGCAGGGATCGCAGGCCGCCGAGTCGCAGTTCAAAGCCGATCGCAAGTTGCTGCAGAGCCAGTTGGAAGAAGCCCGCAAGAAGGGCGCCGATCTGGATAAGGCCGAGGCGGAATTCCAGCGTCTCAGTGACGAGCGCTCGGCGCTGCTGACCAAGGTCAAGGCGCTCGAGAAGGACTGGCAGAGCCGCGAGGCGTCGTTCGCGGAGGAGAAATCCACGCTCAAGAAGCAGGTCGCCGAAGCGTCGGCCAGGTTGGCCGCGACGCAGCGGGACTACGAAAAGATCAAGGCCCTGCACGCCGACCTTGCCGGGGAGACCGGCCGCAAGGCTGAGGAATGGACCAGCCGCGAGCAGCGGCTCACCGCCGAAAAGAACCAGCTCAAGGTCGACCTGGAGCGGATCCAGGCACAGCTCTCCGACATGATGTCGCAGACGAACGAGCTGCACAGCCAGCGTGCGGTCGAGGCCAAGGAGCTGGACCAGGCGTGGCAGCGAGAAAAGGCCTCACTCAAGGCGCAGCTCGACGAGGCCCGCAAAGCCGCCGGCAGCACCCCGCCGACGAGCCAGGTCCTGGCCCGTTACGAGGCGGAGAAGCGCGCCATGCAGGCGCAGCTGGAGGGTCTCAAGGTGGAGTTGACCGCCAGCGGAAAGAACAAGGACGCGGCGCCGGCGCTGAGCCAGGCGAAACGCGACTTCGAGGCCAAGTTCCGCGTCATCTACGACCAGAGCCATGACCTCAACTCGCCACTCAACGCCATCATCGGCTTCTCCGAGATCCTGCTCGACGAAAAGGCGAACAAGACGACGCCCGAAGAGCGGCGCGAGTTTGTCGCCCACATCAACGAGAGCGGCAAGCGGCTGGTGGAGCACATCCGCGAGCTGATCGAGTTCGCCAAGCAGGAGGCCGGCATCCAGGAGCGGCCGGTCCAAATGATGCCGCCCGTCGGGGCCGGTACGAAGGCACCCGTGATCCTGGTCGCCGACAACGACCCGGCGGTGAAGGAGCGCATCGAGCCCTTCCTCAGCCATGCCGGCTACGAGGTGGTTATTGCCGCCAGCGCGCAGGAGGCATTGCGCAAGGCGGTGCAGCTCCAGCCGCTGGCCGTGCTGATCGATACCCAGCTCCCGCCCAACGGTGGCAGCGGCCTGGTCTACGACCTGCGCCGCGAGTCGAAGACGAAGGATATCCCCATCGTGCTGACCTCCAAGGTCAACAAGGAATCGCTGCCCTTCGACATCGGCCAGGCCGACTTCCTCACCAAGCCCATCGACCGCCAGCAGCTGCTCCAGATGATGGTCAAGTTCGACCTGCTGGCAGACGGCAAGAAGGGCAAGAAGACGCCCTCATCGATCCTGATCGTCGACGACGATCCGCAGAACATCCGTCTGGTCAAGGCCATGCTCAAACCGTTCAACATGGAAGTCATGGTCGCCGACGGTGGCAAGGCGGGCCTGGAGCTGGCGCTCAAGAAGAAGCCCGACATGATCATCCTCGACCTGATGATGCCCGACGTCGACGGCTTCGAGGTCG comes from Candidatus Dormiibacterota bacterium and encodes:
- a CDS encoding response regulator, which produces MSPEAPKAKSFADILQQNQEFVAHLQTLQDDMGAQLADNAKELELVKGQLDAKQQELDDLQNAQLQWAMDRQALLEQHESLKKGHGALQQSHERTQTELGRLKDDLARAKSRDDERAKERQALLDQHESLKQGHQDLQQSHDRAQVELARLKDDVARAKTRDEERRGQLRQLEQERMQLAQKYEGDQKKLVADLKIAEDDLNSLQSSQLQWAVDRETLLKDRDNAVAKQAQLEQEWQKARAALTEEKARLQDLTTQMQQQLKAAQTEIEPLKAARDKWQAERQRLIADVARLEQGSQAAESQFKADRKLLQSQLEEARKKGADLDKAEAEFQRLSDERSALLTKVKALEKDWQSREASFAEEKSTLKKQVAEASARLAATQRDYEKIKALHADLAGETGRKAEEWTSREQRLTAEKNQLKVDLERIQAQLSDMMSQTNELHSQRAVEAKELDQAWQREKASLKAQLDEARKAAGSTPPTSQVLARYEAEKRAMQAQLEGLKVELTASGKNKDAAPALSQAKRDFEAKFRVIYDQSHDLNSPLNAIIGFSEILLDEKANKTTPEERREFVAHINESGKRLVEHIRELIEFAKQEAGIQERPVQMMPPVGAGTKAPVILVADNDPAVKERIEPFLSHAGYEVVIAASAQEALRKAVQLQPLAVLIDTQLPPNGGSGLVYDLRRESKTKDIPIVLTSKVNKESLPFDIGQADFLTKPIDRQQLLQMMVKFDLLADGKKGKKTPSSILIVDDDPQNIRLVKAMLKPFNMEVMVADGGKAGLELALKKKPDMIILDLMMPDVDGFEVVSKLREDPEASKIPILIYTAKNISSEDRERLQGNIQSIIQKGDFGKDRFLEMINNLQTNQAA